Part of the Candidatus Methylomirabilis limnetica genome, GAGATGGGGGAGAAGTAGACCAGGGAGAAGCAGGTAGATAGACTGAAGGCTGAAGGTATTAAGGGGTAAGGGATTCACCTAAAAGCCTTCAGCCTTCAGTCTAAACTGCTATCACTTTGGCAATGCAGGGGTGGCTACTTGCAGATCAGGGCAGCTCAGCGACTTCAGGAATGCCACCAAATCGGTCTTTTCTTTGGCCGTAAGGTTTAGCGGTTTGATCTCTTTCGAGAGCTGGGGATTCTTGATTCCTCCCTTATTGTAGAACTCGATCACCTCTGCGAGGCTTTTAGAAGTCCCATCGTGCAAGTAGGGCCCACTGGCAGTAATGTTACGGAGGGTCGGTGTCTTAAAAGCCCCTTTGTCTGACTCTTTCTTGGTGACGCTAAACCGCCCAAGATCGGGTTTCGGCTTATCCATGCCTACGCCGATATTATGGTATCCTTCATCGGTGAAATTGAAGCCGGTGTGACAGGTCTCACAGTGCGCCTTTTCTCGAAAAAGGACGAGACCAGCCTTAGCGCTCACAGTGATGGCCTTTTGGTCCCCGGCGGCGAACCTGTCAAAGGCGGAGTTGCCGCAGAGCAGGCTTCGCTCGAAGGAAGCGATGGCCTGGCCGACCCCCTCTTTCGTTACCTTGGTGCCGAAGACCTTCTGGAACTGCGCCCGGTATCCCTGCACCTTATCCACGGCCACGATCATCCCTTCCAGGGTATGGCCCATTTCGATGGGGTTCTGGACCGGGCCCAGAGCCTGGTCCTCCAGCGAGGGGGAGCGACCGTCCCAGAACTGCTCCTGGCTGAAGAGGCGATTGATCGTTACGGGGGCACTGCGCCCGCCGACTTGGCCTTTGATCCCTGTGGAGGTGGGGCGGTCGTCAGAGAACCCTTTCTCTGGCGCGTGACAGGTGACGCAGGCAACGGTGCCGTCCGCTGAGAGCCGCTTGTCAAAATAGAGCTGTTTGCCCAGGTCGATCTTCTCGGCAGTCAACGGATTGTCCGGGGGAATAAATCCGGCCTCCTCTTGCAGCCCGAGTGGCATCTTCAGTTTGTACGGCCCATCAGCCTCGCTCTGCCTGACGGGAAGGCTCAAAACCATGACCAATGCGCTGAGAATCCATACCCCCTGTTTCACCGTGCTCCTCCCGGTCCTCTGCGGACCACCGTCTTACCGCGGTAATTGAGGTACCGCCACCTCTATCTCTTTAGCAGCAGGCCAGTTTAATCGTCACGGCGCTCTATATAGCACATCTGAAGACGCGAAACAATTACCGAGGCCGCAATTATTTTATGCACGATGGGTTGGGTGGGCTGCAGTCGTGAAAGGATCGAGAGAGACATTGTTTGTGGTTGACTTCGCTTCGTGGCTCAGCTAGAAGACATAGTCTATGTCAGATCATAGCAAAAGATCAATAACCCATACGCGCGCACGGGTCCACAGCCCGTGGCCTCATCGATTCGCATTAGTGACTGCGGCATCAACCTTGTTGTTGATCTTCGTCGGCGGCCTGGTCACGAATACTGGGGCGGGGCTGGCGGTGCCGGATTGGCCGACCACGTTCGGGTACAACATGTTCCTCTACCCATGGTCGCAAATGGTGGGGGGCATCTTCTACGAACACAGTCATCGGCTGATCGGTTCTATCGTGGGTCTGCTCACCATTGTATTGGCCACTCTGCTCTGGGTGAAGGAGTCATCGCGAACGGCTCGATGGTTGGGCGTTACTGCCGTAGGCGCGGTGATCATTCAGGGGGTGCTTGGCGGCCTTCGAGTGATCCTGATATCGGTCGGCAATGAACTCGCACTCACCCATGGCCTGTTTGCCCAAGCATTCTTCGCCCTTACGGCGAGCTTGGTGGTGTTGACCTCTGCCGAGTGGACACACAGGCCCCGGCAGGTCGTCGTTGCTGATACCGGAGCGATCAAGCGTCTCTGCCTCCTGACAACCGGTTGTGTGTACATCCAGATATTCTTTGGAGGCATGCTGACACATATCGGTGACTGGATCCTAGCCCATCTGGTCTGTGCCGCGCTTGTGACTTTCCTTGTCTGGCGCCTGGCGATACGTATCTTTACACCTCATTCGGATCAGATGAAGCTCGCGCAACCCGTCACTCTACTCATCGGCCTGTTGGTGCTGCAGCTTCTGTTGGGTCTTGGGTCGTATGTCAATCGCTTCACGTCCGTCGAAATTCCCTACGCGGCATTTGCTCAGTTGGCGCTTCCAACCACTCATAGAATTACAGGTGCGCTGATGCTGGCAGTCTGTATCGTGCTCACGCTGCGAGCCTATCGGTTGCCGGCGTTACGGCAGGCCGCCCCCAGCCAGGGATTGCTCGCCGAGCGGGTACGCGCATGATATCCACGTCTGAAACATTAGGCGCCGAGTTCACGCGTCCATGTAGGCGAGCGGCAGATTTCGTGCTACTGATGAAGCCGCGCATCGTGATGATGGTGCTGCTGACCACATTCGCAGGCTTTTATCTCGGCGTGAGCGGCACGCCGGACTACGCGGTACTGCTGCAGGTGCTCACCGGTACGGCGCTTGCGGCGGGTGGAACCCTTGCGCTGAATCAGTTCCTCGAGCGGGACATAGACGCACGGATGGTGCGTACACGGCTCCGGCCATTACCGGCAGGACGACTACAGCCCACAGAGGCGCTCCTGTTCGGATTGTTGATCTTAGTTACGGGCCTGCTGTACCTGGCTGTCTCGGTCAACGCCCTGAGTGGTGTGGTGGCGGCGGTTATCGTGGGAAGTTATCTGTTTCTTTACACGCCGCTCAAGCGCAGGACCGCTTTCTGCACGGTT contains:
- a CDS encoding cytochrome-c peroxidase, whose translation is MKQGVWILSALVMVLSLPVRQSEADGPYKLKMPLGLQEEAGFIPPDNPLTAEKIDLGKQLYFDKRLSADGTVACVTCHAPEKGFSDDRPTSTGIKGQVGGRSAPVTINRLFSQEQFWDGRSPSLEDQALGPVQNPIEMGHTLEGMIVAVDKVQGYRAQFQKVFGTKVTKEGVGQAIASFERSLLCGNSAFDRFAAGDQKAITVSAKAGLVLFREKAHCETCHTGFNFTDEGYHNIGVGMDKPKPDLGRFSVTKKESDKGAFKTPTLRNITASGPYLHDGTSKSLAEVIEFYNKGGIKNPQLSKEIKPLNLTAKEKTDLVAFLKSLSCPDLQVATPALPK
- the cyoE gene encoding heme o synthase; its protein translation is MISTSETLGAEFTRPCRRAADFVLLMKPRIVMMVLLTTFAGFYLGVSGTPDYAVLLQVLTGTALAAGGTLALNQFLERDIDARMVRTRLRPLPAGRLQPTEALLFGLLILVTGLLYLAVSVNALSGVVAAVIVGSYLFLYTPLKRRTAFCTVVGAVPGALPPVIGWAAATGRLGIEAWVLFAIMFLWQLPHTLAIAMLYKDDYKRAGIHLLPVIDPDDKLTGCQIVCDSLVLLVVSLLPTLIGFAGPVYFAGALTLGIGLLGCGCAFILWRSTTDVRRLVFASLVYLPALLLLMVLDRVPF
- a CDS encoding COX15/CtaA family protein, producing MTAASTLLLIFVGGLVTNTGAGLAVPDWPTTFGYNMFLYPWSQMVGGIFYEHSHRLIGSIVGLLTIVLATLLWVKESSRTARWLGVTAVGAVIIQGVLGGLRVILISVGNELALTHGLFAQAFFALTASLVVLTSAEWTHRPRQVVVADTGAIKRLCLLTTGCVYIQIFFGGMLTHIGDWILAHLVCAALVTFLVWRLAIRIFTPHSDQMKLAQPVTLLIGLLVLQLLLGLGSYVNRFTSVEIPYAAFAQLALPTTHRITGALMLAVCIVLTLRAYRLPALRQAAPSQGLLAERVRA